One part of the Vicia villosa cultivar HV-30 ecotype Madison, WI linkage group LG6, Vvil1.0, whole genome shotgun sequence genome encodes these proteins:
- the LOC131614505 gene encoding protein FAR1-RELATED SEQUENCE 5-like — protein sequence MTDQPVTRANLERITTTFTATLTSLTEQKTTFTNQVVLLMDEILSSTNVTQDVGSISDENKESWQHFVFHDLSSIKDFYAKYAHEKGFSLRRNLHSFYDSRNKKMDIVQYVCYVCNKHGSRADPKNKTNSDTPVLIEYHKEKELPEERTGCLASISLKYDSNVKGYHIYKWNVTHNHPLHKPEHSHYLRSAREISEPQKQLAIINSKSGMSVRSSFQVMRQIAGGSKNLGYCFQDLKNFCHHCSTKGNGIGDATIIHEYLRNEALRNPSFYYDIQVDSEENIASIFWSDAIMQQDYESFGDLISFNTTYRTNTEYRPLGLCSIHFTTIISSFHFILQLSVH from the coding sequence GTTGTGTTGCTAATGGATGAGATTTTGTCTTCCACAAATGTCACTCAAGATGTTGGTTCAATCTCCGATGAAAATAAAGAATCGTGGCAACATTTTGTCTTCCACGACCTTTCATCAATCAAGGATTTCTACGCTAAATACGCTCATGAAAAGGGATTTTCTTTGAGAAGAAATTTGCACTCCTTCTATGATTCTCGTAACAAAAAAATGGACATTGTGCAATATGTCTGTTATGTTTGTAACAAGCATGGGAGTCGGGCGGATCCTAAGAACAAGACAAACTCGGATACTCCTGTTCTCATTGAATACCATAAAGAGAAAGAACTTCCCGAGGAAAGGACTGGTTGCCTAGCTAGTATTTCGTTGAAGTATGATTCTAATGTTAAAGGTTATCACATATACAAATGGAATGTTACTCATAACCACCCTCTCCATAAACCCGAGCATTCGCATTACTTGAGATCGGCTCGAGAGATTAGTGAGCCTCAAAAACAACTTGCTATAATAAATTCGAAATCAGGCATGTCTGTAAGATCCTCCTTTCAAGTTATGCGTCAAATAGCTGGTGGTTCAAAGAACCTTGGGTATTGCTTCCAAGATTTAAAGAACTTTTGTCACCACTGTTCGACAAAAGGAAATGGTATTGGTGATGCAACTATTATCCATGAATATCTTAGAAATGAAGCTTTGAGGAACCCATCGTTCTATTATGATAtccaagtagattctgaagagaaCATAGCTAGCATTTTCTGGTCAGATGCAATCATGCAGCAAGACTATGAATCATTTGGTGATCTCATCAGTTTCAACACAACTTATCGAACAAACACGGAGTATCGTCCATTAGGTTTGTGTTCTATTCATTTCACTACTATTATATCAAGCTTCCATTTTATTTTGCAATTATCAGTGCATTGA